Proteins encoded within one genomic window of Halocatena marina:
- a CDS encoding histidine phosphatase family protein: MTTIVLMRHGETAWNRESRLQGWAPVPLNDQGREQANSAAAYLNTDGITPDRVVSSDLVRTRETTTAVESTIDVSVQFDEAWRERDLGVYQGLPYETVADRFPAFGLGEAGAKAADRIPDSGESLAQVSERVVSGWQELLTASSPSETILVVTHGGPIRLLIGHIEGLSIAESVLHNRAENCSFTEIEYEDEAKIVRKNTTPWAE; this comes from the coding sequence ATGACAACTATCGTTCTCATGCGACACGGGGAGACGGCGTGGAACCGCGAGAGTCGGCTACAAGGATGGGCACCAGTCCCGTTGAACGACCAAGGTCGTGAGCAGGCCAATAGTGCAGCCGCGTATCTCAATACGGACGGAATCACACCCGATCGGGTGGTCTCGTCGGATCTGGTGCGCACCCGTGAGACAACGACAGCGGTAGAATCGACGATCGATGTTTCCGTCCAGTTCGACGAGGCGTGGCGTGAGCGCGATTTGGGCGTGTATCAAGGCCTCCCGTACGAAACGGTTGCCGATCGTTTTCCTGCGTTTGGACTCGGAGAAGCAGGGGCAAAAGCAGCCGACCGAATTCCCGATAGCGGCGAGAGCCTTGCTCAAGTTTCAGAGCGTGTTGTCTCTGGCTGGCAAGAGCTGCTCACAGCGAGTTCCCCATCAGAAACTATTCTCGTCGTGACGCACGGAGGTCCGATCCGTCTCTTGATAGGACACATCGAGGGACTGTCGATCGCTGAATCGGTACTGCACAACCGGGCAGAGAACTGTTCGTTCACCGAGATTGAATACGAGGACGAGGCGAAAATCGTCCGCAAAAACACGACACCGTGGGCGGAGTGA
- a CDS encoding DNA adenine methylase gives MSENTRQTTFSTFLDEGGSLEEIDWTFKGADTSYLTHGLHNYPARMIPQIPDTLLSYYKLCGVIETGDTVYDPFSGSGTTAVESRLHGLNAQANDINPLACVLSETKACPIPRETLRSLRDDLLSNLRAELHTIREQYQTGTLTFADEPQVRDGWFPEPQLYELWYIRRQLDQAEESYGEDVTQFFRVALSSITRTVSYQRNGEYKRYRLPEEKRKTHGPDVFDLYRSKVAANYKRMRTYSDRVDHSLDTTIHYADSRTATANEENTIEENSADIVITSPPYGDHRTTVAYGQFSQDPAIIAGRYGYDEMKAVDKTGLGGPNSDLKPIEALEEWSPSFGATMDALRETDGRADDAMDFVRDYYEVMNDVAKVLKSGQPSVWVVANRTMSRVNIPTHLITRELCEHVGYEHESTLPREIPTKTLPWENAPENIEGVTGDAMASENIVILTAP, from the coding sequence ATGTCCGAAAACACGCGACAGACGACGTTTAGTACGTTTCTCGATGAGGGAGGGTCTCTGGAGGAGATCGACTGGACATTTAAAGGTGCTGATACGTCATATCTCACACACGGTCTACACAACTACCCTGCCCGGATGATACCACAGATTCCAGATACACTTCTCAGCTATTACAAGTTGTGTGGAGTGATTGAGACCGGTGATACGGTGTACGATCCCTTCAGCGGGAGCGGAACGACCGCTGTGGAATCACGTCTCCATGGCTTGAACGCACAGGCGAACGACATCAATCCGCTTGCCTGCGTTCTCAGCGAGACGAAAGCCTGTCCAATCCCGCGTGAAACGCTTCGATCACTCCGCGACGATCTGCTTTCTAATCTACGTGCTGAGCTGCACACAATTCGAGAGCAGTATCAAACGGGAACATTGACGTTTGCTGATGAACCGCAAGTACGGGACGGGTGGTTTCCGGAACCGCAATTATACGAACTGTGGTATATTCGCCGACAGCTTGATCAGGCCGAAGAATCGTACGGAGAGGATGTCACCCAGTTCTTTCGAGTGGCGCTCTCATCCATCACGCGCACCGTAAGCTACCAGCGCAACGGAGAGTACAAACGGTACCGGCTCCCCGAGGAGAAGCGGAAAACCCACGGTCCTGATGTGTTCGATCTGTATCGCTCGAAAGTAGCGGCGAACTACAAACGCATGCGAACGTACAGCGACCGGGTCGATCACTCGCTCGATACCACAATTCACTACGCTGATTCCCGGACAGCGACCGCAAATGAGGAGAACACGATCGAAGAAAACAGCGCTGATATCGTGATCACTTCACCACCGTACGGCGATCATCGGACGACCGTCGCGTACGGACAGTTCAGTCAGGACCCTGCGATCATCGCTGGACGATACGGATACGACGAAATGAAAGCGGTCGATAAAACCGGGCTCGGTGGGCCGAATAGTGATCTCAAACCGATCGAGGCGTTGGAGGAATGGTCCCCATCGTTCGGTGCAACGATGGACGCGCTCCGGGAAACAGACGGTCGGGCAGACGACGCAATGGATTTTGTTCGGGATTACTACGAAGTCATGAACGACGTTGCGAAAGTTCTGAAATCCGGACAGCCGTCGGTTTGGGTGGTCGCAAACCGAACGATGAGTCGGGTGAACATTCCGACCCACTTAATCACACGAGAACTGTGCGAACACGTCGGGTATGAACACGAATCGACGCTCCCACGTGAAATTCCAACAAAGACGCTGCCGTGGGAGAACGCACCAGAGAACATCGAAGGCGTAACGGGTGATGCAATGGCAAGTGAGAACATCGTGATTCTCACCGCACCATAG
- a CDS encoding alkaline phosphatase family protein, with translation MGKSLLVVGWDAATRAHLSGDLDLPFFNSLSASDTLLPEPIWQNREVDSGTAWTTITTGLSMWDHRVATLTGMVEHPNVLRAFSKFDTLIPRNLFGVPARIWARKHILGKQPTNDDIRYKRVWHYLPNSLSFAVPLTYPPKPTDGVTVSGFPSPSVTVQPDQLEKAVQQRYDGEPRRTHNSNGGFDESYTEDLFSVHKQEVETVCWLDEQTEFQFYFVVFTLLDRLLHVVDRGDEDIERAYKRLDTSTRTLIDQIDPDDVLILSDHGMRYAPRGKWRHIHDEKQGIWAGTTDFGLETHLDVTPTILDYYGVSMDDPTYDAETVVENTDEIEDRLSNLGYL, from the coding sequence ATGGGTAAATCGTTGCTCGTTGTAGGGTGGGACGCTGCTACACGCGCACACCTGTCTGGTGATCTCGATCTTCCTTTTTTCAATTCGCTCTCTGCCTCCGACACGCTTCTTCCTGAGCCGATCTGGCAGAATCGTGAGGTGGATAGTGGCACCGCGTGGACGACGATAACGACTGGTCTTTCGATGTGGGACCACCGAGTCGCTACTCTCACTGGAATGGTTGAACACCCAAACGTGTTGCGTGCTTTCTCAAAGTTTGATACGTTAATCCCACGTAATCTATTCGGCGTCCCTGCGCGGATTTGGGCCCGTAAACACATCCTGGGCAAACAACCGACAAACGACGATATACGATACAAACGCGTCTGGCACTATCTTCCGAACTCACTCTCGTTTGCGGTTCCACTTACATATCCTCCTAAACCAACGGACGGCGTCACCGTGAGTGGATTTCCGAGTCCGAGTGTGACCGTCCAACCAGACCAATTAGAAAAAGCAGTCCAACAGCGATACGACGGTGAGCCACGTCGTACGCACAACTCGAACGGAGGGTTTGATGAGAGTTATACTGAAGATCTATTTTCTGTTCACAAACAGGAGGTGGAGACTGTCTGTTGGCTCGATGAACAGACTGAGTTTCAGTTCTACTTCGTTGTGTTCACACTCCTTGACCGCCTCCTTCACGTTGTTGACCGAGGGGATGAAGATATCGAACGAGCGTATAAACGTCTAGATACGTCGACTCGAACGCTCATCGATCAGATCGATCCGGATGATGTCCTCATTCTCAGTGATCATGGAATGCGCTATGCACCTCGTGGAAAATGGAGACATATTCACGATGAAAAACAAGGAATTTGGGCAGGAACGACCGATTTCGGGCTCGAAACACACCTCGATGTGACTCCCACAATACTCGATTACTATGGCGTCTCGATGGACGACCCGACCTATGATGCCGAGACTGTCGTTGAGAATACAGATGAAATCGAAGACCGGCTGAGCAATCTCGGATACTTGTAA